One Callospermophilus lateralis isolate mCalLat2 chromosome 6, mCalLat2.hap1, whole genome shotgun sequence genomic region harbors:
- the LOC143401005 gene encoding histone H2B type 1-K: MPEPAKSAPAPKKGSKKAVTKAQKKDGKKRKRSRKESYSVYVYKVLKQVHPDTGISSKAMGIMNSFVNDIFERIAGEASRLAHYNKRSTITSREIQTAVRLLLPGELAKHAVSEGTKAVTKYTSAK; this comes from the coding sequence ATGCCTGAGCCAGCGAAGTCCGCTCCCGCCCCGAAGAAGGGCTCCAAGAAGGCGGTGACCAAGGCGCAGAAGAAGGACGGCAAGAAGCGCAAGCGCAGCCGCAAGGAGAGCTACTCGGTGTACGTGTACAAGGTGCTCAAGCAGGTGCACCCGGACACCGGCATCTCGTCCAAGGCTATGGGCATCATGAACTCGTTCGTGAACGACATCTTCGAGCGCATCGCGGGCGAGGCCTCGCGCCTGGCGCACTACAACAAGCGCTCGACCATCACGTCCCGGGAGATCCAGACGGCGGTGCGCCTGCTGCTGCCCGGGGAGCTGGCCAAGCACGCCGTGTCCGAGGGCACCAAGGCGGTCACCAAGTACACCAGCGCCAAGTAA
- the LOC143401006 gene encoding histone H2A type 1, whose product MSGRGKQGGKARAKAKTRSSRAGLQFPVGRVHRLLRKGNYAERVGAGAPVYLAAVLEYLTAEILELAGNAARDNKKTRIIPRHLQLAIRNDEELNKLLGKVTIAQGGVLPNIQAVLLPKKTESHHKAKGK is encoded by the coding sequence ATGTCTGGACGCGGCAAGCAGGGTGGCAAGGCTCGCGCCAAGGCCAAGACGCGCTCCTCCCGCGCCGGCCTGCAGTTCCCGGTGGGCAGAGTCCACCGCCTTCTGCGCAAGGGCAACTATGCCGAGCGGGTCGGGGCCGGCGCGCCCGTCTACCTGGCGGCGGTGCTGGAGTACCTGACGGCCGAGATCCTGGAGCTGGCTGGCAACGCGGCCCGCGACAACAAGAAGACGCGCATCATCCCGCGCCACCTGCAGCTGGCCATCCGCAACGACGAGGAGCTCAACAAGCTGCTGGGCAAAGTCACCATCGCGCAGGGCGGTGTCCTGCCCAACATCCAGGCGGTGCTGCTGCCCAAGAAGACCGAGAGTCACCACAAGGCCAAGGGCAAGTAA
- the H4c9 gene encoding histone H4: MSGRGKGGKGLGKGGAKRHRKVLRDNIQGITKPAIRRLARRGGVKRISGLIYEETRGVLKVFLENVIRDAVTYTEHAKRKTVTAMDVVYALKRQGRTLYGFGG, encoded by the coding sequence ATGTCGGGTCGTGGCAAGGGAGGTAAAggcctgggcaagggcggcgccaAGCGCCACCGTAAAGTCCTGCGCGACAACATCCAGGGCATCACCAAGCCCGCCATCCGCCGCCTGGCCCGCCGAGGCGGCGTCAAGCGCATCTCCGGGCTCATCTACGAGGAGACCCGCGGCGTGCTCAAGGTGTTCCTGGAGAACGTGATCCGCGACGCCGTCACCTACACGGAGCACGCCAAGCGCAAGACGGTCACGGCCATGGACGTGGTCTACGCGCTCAAGCGCCAGGGCCGCACCCTCTACGGCTTTGGCGGCTGA
- the LOC143401640 gene encoding histone H2B type 1-K produces MPEPAKSAPAPKKGSKKAVTKAQKKDGKKRKRSRKESYSVYVYKVLKQVHPDTGISSKAMGIMNSFVNDIFERIAGEASRLAHYNKRSTITSREIQTAVRLLLPGELAKHAVSEGTKAVTKYTSAK; encoded by the coding sequence ATGCCTGAGCCAGCGAAGTCCGCTCCTGCCCCGAAGAAGGGCTCCAAGAAGGCCGTGACCAAGGCGCAGAAGAAGGATGGCAAGAAGCGCAAGCGCAGCCGCAAGGAGAGCTACTCGGTCTACGTGTACAAGGTGCTCAAGCAGGTGCACCCCGACACCGGCATCTCGTCCAAGGCCATGGGCATCATGAACTCGTTCGTGAACGACATCTTCGAGCGTATCGCGGGCGAGGCCTCGCGCCTGGCGCACTACAACAAGCGCTCGACCATCACGTCCCGGGAGATCCAGACGGCTGTGCGCCTGCTGCTGCCCGGGGAGCTGGCCAAGCACGCCGTGTCGGAGGGCACCAAGGCTGTCACCAAGTACACCAGCGCCAAGTAA
- the LOC143401639 gene encoding histone H2A type 1-J, translating into MSGRGKQGGKARAKAKTRSSRAGLQFPVGRVHRLLRKGNYAERVGAGAPVYLAAVLEYLTAEILELAGNAARDNKKTRIIPRHLQLAIRNDEELNKLLGKVTIAQGGVLPNIQAVLLPKKTESHHKTK; encoded by the coding sequence ATGTCTGGACGTGGTAAGCAAGGCGGTAAAGCCCGCGCCAAGGCTAAGACACGCTCTTCCCGAGCCGGCCTGCAGTTCCCTGTTGGTAGAGTCCACCGCCTTCTGCGTAAGGGCAACTATGCCGAGCGGGTGGGGGCCGGTGCGCCGGTCTACCTGGCAGCAGTGCTTGAGTATCTGACAGCTGAGATCTTGGAGCTGGCTGGCAACGCGGCCCGCGACAACAAGAAGACGCGCATCATCCCGCGCCACCTGCAGCTGGCCATTCGCAACGACGAGGAGCTCAATAAGCTGCTGGGCAAAGTCACCATCGCGCAGGGCGGTGTCCTGCCCAACATCCAGGCAGTGCTGCTGCCCAAGAAGACCGAGAGCCACCACAAGACCAAATAA